The genome window CCACTCCGGAGAGAAGCTAAGGAGGAAGCGAAAGAGAACAGAAGTGAGCTGAGCTTAAGCAATGGAGCTTCCATGGgtagtgctgctgctgctggtcctCTCCGTCTCCTCCtactcgtcgtcgtcgtcggcagTTGCTACACTCGCCGTCAGTGCTCCAGCTCCAGCCCCTGCACCTCGCCATGCTCAAGATGCTGAAGGTAGCACACCTCGCGTCTCATCTCCCTATGCTTTTGTTGGTGCCGCCATTGCCTTGAGTCTTTTAGATCTGCTGCGATGGCAAATGCAGTACATTTAGTGTAGTTAAACTTTTATCTCTAAAGAGGAAACAGAGAATGGGCTAAGTTTGTTGCTACATTTTTGTTCCTATTTCTTTCGGTGTTCCATACTTGCAAGGAGGTTCTAATACTTGCAAGCACAAAACCTCCAGCTTTAGAGATGTCTGTGCTGCCCAGCAAACTGTTTTTGTACTATATTTATATCGCTCCCCCTTACCTTGATCTGTCCATCAGTTCACATCTTGGTTGTTCTTGCATTGTTCCAGAAATGCTgtgattcttttttattttttttgaacgaACGGCAGCTGACAGTGCCCGTTTTTATTGCTGAAATAGTAAAAAATACAAGAGTATAGCCTCTTAAAAAACAACCAAGCGAAAACCAAAAACAACATGCTGTGATTCTTTGGCAAGATTAGGATGAATAGGGGTCATATTTTTTAGTTTGTGAGTGGAGAAGAGTGCCAACAGTTTTGGAAGGCATTTCAAGCTGACGAGTATTCAACTCAATCCACCGCCCAAGAAAAAAGATCTAATTTTTGTTCACGTTTGCGTGGTCGCGCAGGCCTGCTCATCAATGGCAATTTCGAGACGACGCCGAGGAAGCTGAACAAGACCCTCATCGTGGGCCGCCACTCGCTGCCGGGGTGGACGCTGCGCGGTCACGTCGAGTACGTCTCCGGCGGTCCGCAGCCGGGCGGCATGTTCTTCGCGGTGCCGCACGGTGTGCACGCGCTCCGCCTCGGCAGCCGCGCGTCCGCGTCGCAGAACGTGTCCGTGCGCCCCGGCGCGCTCTACGCGCTCACGTTCGCGGCCACGCGCACGTGCGCGCAGGACGAGGCCCTGCGCGTCGCGGTGGTGCCGTCGCTCTCCGCTCCTGCCGACGTCGCCGTGCGCACGCTCTACAGCGGCGAAACCGCCGACACCTGGGCCTGGGGCTTCCGCGCCTCCTCCCCCGTCGCGCAGGTGACGTTCGCCAACCCCGGCGTGCAGGAGGACGCCGCGTGCGGCCCGCTGCTCGACGCCGTCGCCATCAAGGAGCTCCCCACCCCGTACCCGACCAAAGGTGAGAGCTTTTGCCTGAAATGCGTCACCTTTTCTTCAAGAATGACGCTGCAGAAGATCTGATGAAGAACCATGCCGCGCTTGGCATTGGCGTCGCTGCAGAAAATCTCATCAAGAACGACGGCTTCGAGATCGGGCCGCAGGTGTTCAAGAACTCGTCGGTCGGCGTCCTCCTGCCTCCCAAGCAGAAGGACACCACGTCGCCTCTCCCCGGATGGATCATCGAGTCGCTCAAGGCCGTGCGGTTCATCGACGCAGCCCACTTCTCAGTTCCCGCAGGGCAGTACGCCGTGGAGCTGGTGGCGGGCCGCGAGAGCGCCATCGCGCAGGTGATCCGCACCGTGCCCAACCGCCCCTACAACCTGTCCTTCGTCGTCGGCGACGCCAAGAACGGCTGCCACGGGTCGATGCTAGTGGAGGCGTTCGCCGGCAACGTGACGCAGAAGGTGCCGTTCGAGTCTACGGGGAAGGGCGGGTTCAAGCCGGCGAGCTTCAGATTCGTGGCGAGCAGCCTCAGGACCCGGCTCACCTTCTACAGCTCGTACTACCACACCAAGGTGAGCGACGGCATCTCGCTCTGCGGCCCCGTGCTGGATCAAGTCAAGGTCATGCCTGTCAAGGCGTGATAGGATTTATCTTAGCTCGTTGATTGGACGGATGAATCGTATGAACTCTTACGATTTGCTGCCGTTTCTGTACCGGTAATTTGGCACGGTGGATTGTGAAAACTGAGAGACTGAGAGCTCTGGATCTCCGAACATGCTTTGCAAGACTTGTGCATGCAGTGGAATGTACTCCAAATTGTGTGTGAAATTTGGTTACCCATCTTGCTCGTCAATTTGGAATGTCGCTGTAGATTGTTCATGCCCTGAAGCAGGAGGATCGTTGCGAACGTGCAAGCAGAGAGGCGATTGCCCGCGTTGACGACGACGCCAGCTGATGCAGGGGTGCAGGCCGTACCGATCGTCGTTGAGATCGCCGGCCGGGCTGTGAACTTACCATCTGCGTTCAACCCTACCTACGAGAGCCTGCCTGGCATGCTTCGCGAAATCCCTGTTAACGAGATAAGACCACGCACTGCTCCGATTGTATAGCTAGAGGCTTAAAAGTCCAACTCTAGCAGAACCCTCAAAGTCCATCGGCATCCCTATGTGCATCACTATAAATACAACTCTACAGTGGCATCCCTGTGTAGAGTCTGGATTTGATGCTACCACATTCAGCAGTGTCCTTTTCACTGCTACAATGATACCACAAAGGCTACTTACGTTACTCTCTCCCTCAACCCTATTCACAGATGTTCATTGTGGGTAAGATGTAAAGTAAAATAAGGTGAAAAATGAATaactgttgaagataaaaaataaaaaatattataataatattagagaatattgtaatagtattatagagattaatttttaaaatatctattaaAGATGGCTTAAGACAGATCCAGGTCATTGCACGATAAACAACTTTCAATTGGATTCAACCTAGTGTTATGCGCCGTGACATCAGGTTCAGCGTTGGTTGTGGTCGATAAGAGCCACCACCAGTCACCACCGTCGGCTTTCCTCCTGTGGTCGCCAGTGTTACCTGCACACTCATGttcatttttttctcgaatCAGACACCCCGAATCCAAGTTGCATTCTGACACCCAGATTCTAAGTTGTATTTCGCGTGgtcaaatgtttttttttccggAATCGAACACCCAAATACGAATCGGATTCTGACACCTATGTTCGTGTCCAAATAATACCGGTGGTCGCCGTCAACGTTCGTAGCCTTCAGCTCGGGCTCATGCCGATATGCACCACTATCTcttggaatttttattttttacatattttattttttcaatatttgtaaaattacataGCCATTTcaataaattataagaataagCTATCATCGCCCATTCATCGGGTGATATCAAGGTATTGCAGAGACCTCGTGGGCTTCGCCGatcagaagattaaaaaatacaaaaaatacaaTCAAGCCATGTCTACCTTACTTTCGTCTATTGAACGGGCGAGCGACACGTCATTGCCGGAAGCAAATTATATAGGACTATGTCTAGAAAAATTCTCGTGAGACCCCATCCATATCATCCATCCCGTGATCTAATGGTTTAGctgaaaaggagagagaacaCGTGTCATCATAAGAGAGAGAGTCTTTCTAGGACAGGGTCCTATAGaactatagaatttgcttccgtCCTTACCTGTCGGTTTCTAGTGTGTTTGTACGTgtgtatttttttcatttaactctcgattttatctAAAAGTACATAAGGGatctaaaaattttaaatatttttatgagcaaactagagctcaatagcaaactattttaattgatttgatccaaaaatcctaagaccatatttaattaaaattctccaaagaaacctatttttataacttctagaacTTTTTAATGcgtcaaataaattctcaacaataaaaaaaattcactaatattcttctcatgtgatgtactaatttataaaaaaactccaaccctagattatttgatgaaaaaatgtgttcttttataatattctatttatatgcatttttatcatgtcatgtgatattctctttctaattcatttgaattcaacATGCCTAAATTTATCTAAACGCTGCACAATCAATGGGtaaattcactaaaaaattatcataaaaattGCTCCAAATAATCCAGGTTAAGTTCATAAAAGATCATCGGTGCAATGTGCTATAAATTGATAGATAGTTGAGATAGATATCTAATATACATACATTTAGAAAGTATAATCATGAAAGACAACTGATATGATTTCATAAATCACAAGTTTGCAAGGTAGAATAGGAGTATTTATAAGtataatttacatatataaCTAAAAggataaaaacaaataaaataacaataaaaCAACTGAAAAGATTTGGATTCAATGTTTAACTTATAGTTGGACT of Phragmites australis chromosome 3, lpPhrAust1.1, whole genome shotgun sequence contains these proteins:
- the LOC133913602 gene encoding protein TEEBE-like yields the protein MELPWVVLLLLVLSVSSYSSSSSAVATLAVSAPAPAPAPRHAQDAEGLLINGNFETTPRKLNKTLIVGRHSLPGWTLRGHVEYVSGGPQPGGMFFAVPHGVHALRLGSRASASQNVSVRPGALYALTFAATRTCAQDEALRVAVVPSLSAPADVAVRTLYSGETADTWAWGFRASSPVAQVTFANPGVQEDAACGPLLDAVAIKELPTPYPTKENLIKNDGFEIGPQVFKNSSVGVLLPPKQKDTTSPLPGWIIESLKAVRFIDAAHFSVPAGQYAVELVAGRESAIAQVIRTVPNRPYNLSFVVGDAKNGCHGSMLVEAFAGNVTQKVPFESTGKGGFKPASFRFVASSLRTRLTFYSSYYHTKVSDGISLCGPVLDQVKVMPVKA